In the genome of Globicephala melas chromosome 3, mGloMel1.2, whole genome shotgun sequence, one region contains:
- the PPARGC1B gene encoding peroxisome proliferator-activated receptor gamma coactivator 1-beta isoform X2, with the protein MAGNDCGALLDEELSSFFLNYLADTQGGGSGEEQLCADFPELDLSQLDASDFDSATCFEELQWRPENSETEPSQYSPDDPELFQIIDSENEALLAALTKTLDDIPEDVVHLAAFPALDDGDAPSCASASPVPSSAPPSPSLERAPASAPEVDELSLLQKLLLTTSYPASTSDSQKEGTAWRQAGLRSRSQRPWVKMDSAQDRKAPMMQSQTRSCTELHKHLTSVPSCPRAKARSPDRVLQPPPPLSPWVPAKEDEEAGEDCPSPQPAPASPWDSPAPGRADPGAQVSQEDMQAMVQLIRYMHTYCLPQRKLPAQAPEPDPQPCSSPAQQVRPRPRCQHPSKATWAEFSILRELLAQDILCDVSKPYRLATPVYASLTPRARPRPKDSQASAGHPSPVEEVRVAASPQSSGPRPSLRPLRLEVKGHISRLARLQPEEEDEEEEEEEEEKEEEEWGRKRPGRGLPGTKLGRKQESSVCPVRRSRRLNPELGPWLTFTDEPMVPAEPQGALPSLRLAPEAYHVEGELGSPADEDSGQDQQLRRGPQIPALESPCESGCGDTDEDPSCPQLSSGDSPRCLMLALSQSPTGDLPFGKKSFEQTLTVELCGTAGLTPPTTPPYKPTEEDPFKPDIKHSPGKDIAPTPEVPRLGAAAEAARKLPKKHPERSELLSHLRHAAAQPASQAGQKRPFSCSFGDHDYCQVLKPEGALQRKVLRSWEPSGVHLEDWPQQGAPRAEAQASGREEDGSCDVGVPIKDSTLLRDHEIRASLTKHFGLLETALEDEDLASCKSPEYDTVFEDSSSSSGESNFLLEEDDEEEEDDEDSGVSPPRSDHCPYQSPPSKASRQLCSRSRSSSGSSSCRSRSPATRRTFRCESRGSCSDRTPSVRHTRKQREKAIGEGRVVYVRNLSSDMSSRELKRRFEVFGEIVECQVLTRSKRGEKYGFITYRCSEHAALSLRNGAALRKRSEPSFQLSYGGLRHFCWPRYTDYGSAPRGEMTCPGSHNQ; encoded by the exons ATAATCGACAGTGAGAATGAGGCCCTCCTGGCAGCGCTCACCAAAACCCTGGATGACATCCCCGAAGATGTTGTGCATCTGGCCGCCTTCCCAGCCCTGGATGACGGAGACGCACCCTCCTGCGCTTCTGCTTCGCCTGTCCCCTCATCTGCGCCCCCAAGCCCCTCCCTGGAGAgggccccagcctcagcccctgaAGTGGATGAGCTCTCGCTG CTGCAGAAACTCCTTCTCACCACGTCCTACCCAGCCTCGACCTCTGACAGCCAGAAGGAAGGGACCGCCTGGCGCCAGGCAGGCCTCAGGTCTAGAAGTCAGCGGCCTTGGGTCAAG ATGGACAGCGCCCAAGACAGGAAGGCCCCCATGATGCAGTCTCAGACCCGGAGTTGCACAGAGCTGCATAAGCACCTCACCTCGGTGCCGTCCTGCCCCCGGGCTAAAGCTCGCTCCCCTGATAGGGTCCTccagccaccaccacccctgaGTCCCTGGGTCCCTGCCAAGGAGGATGAGGAGGCGGGTGAGGACTGCCCGAGTCCCCAGCCGGCTCCAGCCTCTCCCTGGGACTCCCCAGCACCGGGCAGGGCAGACCCCGGCGCCCAGGTGTCCCAGGAGGACATGCAGGCCATGGTGCAGCTCATTCGCTACATGCACACCTACTGCCTTCCCCAGAGGAAGCTGCCCGCACAGGCCCCAGAGCCAGACCCCCAGCCCTGCAGCAGCCCCGCCCAGCAGGTCAGACCCCGGCCTCGGTGCCAGCACCCTTCCAAAGCCACCTGGGCTGAGTTCTCCATCCTGAGGGAACTTCTGGCTCAAGATATCCTCTGTGATGTCAGCAAACCCTACCGCCTGGCCACGCCTGTCTACGCCTCCCTCACACCCCGGGCCCGGCCCAGGCCCAAAGACAGCCAGGCCTCTGCGGGCCACCCCTCCCCCGTGGAGGAGGTGCGGGTCGCGGCTTCACCCCAGAGCTCGGGCCCCAGACCCAGCCTGCGCCCGCTGCGGCTGGAGGTGAAAGGGCACATCAGCCGGTTGGCCAGGCTGCAGCctgaggaggaagatgaggaagaggaggaggaagaagaagaaaaagaggaagaggagtggGGCCGGAAAAGGCCGGGCCGGGGCCTGCCGGGGACCAAgctggggaggaagcaggagagcTCTGTGTGCCCCGTGCGGCGTTCCAGGAGACTGAACCCGGAGCTGGGCCCCTGGCTGACGTTCACCGATGAGCCCATGGTCCCCGCGGAGCCCCAAGGGGCTCTGCCCTCGCTGCGCCTGGCCCCTGAGGCCTACCACGTGGAGGGGGAGCTGGGCAGCCCCGCGGACGAGGACAGTGGCCAAGACCAGCAGCTCCGACGGGGACCCCAGATCCCAGCTCTGGAGAGCCCCTGTGAGAGCGGGTGTGGGGACACCGACGAGGACCCCAGTTGTCCGCAGCTCTCTTCTGGAG aCTCTCCCAGGTGCCTCATGCTGGCCTTGTCGCAAAG ccccactggCGACCTTCCTTTTGGCAAGAAGAGCTTCGAGCAGACCTTGACAGTGGAGCTCTGTGGCACAGCAG GACTCACTCCGCCCACCACGCCTCCGTACAAGCCCACAGAGGAAGACCCCTTCAAGCCAGACATCAAGCACAGCCCAGGCAAAGACATAGCTCCCACCCCGGAGGTTCCCCGGCTCGGGGCCGCCGCAGAGGCTGCCCGCAAGCTGCCGAAGAAGCACCCAGAGCGGAGCGAGCTCCTGTCCCACCTGCGGCATGCCGCAGCCCAGCCAGCCTCCCAGGCTGGCCAGAAGCGCCCCTTCTCCTGTTCCTTTGGAGACCACGACTACTGCCAGGTGCTCAAGCCAGAAGGCGCCCTGCAGAGGAAGGTGCTGAGGTCCTGGGAGCCATCTGGGGTCCACCTTGAGGACTGGCCCCAGCAAGGGGCCCCGCGGGCTGAGGCACAGGCCTCTGGCAGGGAGGAAGACGGGAGCTGTGATGTCGGCGTCCCCATCAAGGACAGTACGCTGCTGAGAGACCACGAGATCCGCGCCAGCCTCACCAAGCACTTTGGCCTCCTGGAGACAGCCTTGGAGGATGAAGACCTGGCCTCCTGCAAGAGCCCCGAATACGACACCGTCTTTGaggacagcagcagcagcagtggcgaGAGCAACTTCCTCCTAGAGGAGGacgacgaggaggaggaggatgacgAGGACTCAGGGGTCAGTCCCCCTCGCTCTGACCACTGCCCCTACCAGAGCCCACCGAGCAAGGCCAGCCGGCAGCTCTGTTCCCGCAGCCGCTCCAGCTCTGGCTCCTCGTCCTGCCGCTCCCGGTCACCAGCCACGCGAAGGACCTTCAG ATGTGAGAGCAGAGGGTCGTGTTCAGACAGAACGCCAAGTGTCCGGCACACCAGGAAGCAGCGGGAAAAGGCCATT GGTGAAGGCCGCGTGGTGTACGTTCGAAATCTCTCCAGTGACATGAGCTCCCGTGAACTGAAGAGGCGCTTCGAGGTGTTTGGAGAGATTGTGGAGTGCCAGGTGCTCACGAGAAGCAAGAG AGGCGAGAAGTACGGCTTCATCACCTACCGGTGTTCTGAGCACGCCGCCCTCTCTCTGAGGAACGGCGCTGCCCTGCGGAAACGCAGCGAGCCCTCCTTCCAGCTGAGCTACGGGGGGCTCCGGCACTTCTGCTGGCCCCGCTACACTGACTACG GCAGTGCCCCAAGAGgcgaaatgacttgcccagggtcccacAACCAGTGA
- the PPARGC1B gene encoding peroxisome proliferator-activated receptor gamma coactivator 1-beta isoform X1, with protein MAGNDCGALLDEELSSFFLNYLADTQGGGSGEEQLCADFPELDLSQLDASDFDSATCFEELQWRPENSETEPSQYSPDDPELFQIIDSENEALLAALTKTLDDIPEDVVHLAAFPALDDGDAPSCASASPVPSSAPPSPSLERAPASAPEVDELSLLQKLLLTTSYPASTSDSQKEGTAWRQAGLRSRSQRPWVKMDSAQDRKAPMMQSQTRSCTELHKHLTSVPSCPRAKARSPDRVLQPPPPLSPWVPAKEDEEAGEDCPSPQPAPASPWDSPAPGRADPGAQVSQEDMQAMVQLIRYMHTYCLPQRKLPAQAPEPDPQPCSSPAQQVRPRPRCQHPSKATWAEFSILRELLAQDILCDVSKPYRLATPVYASLTPRARPRPKDSQASAGHPSPVEEVRVAASPQSSGPRPSLRPLRLEVKGHISRLARLQPEEEDEEEEEEEEEKEEEEWGRKRPGRGLPGTKLGRKQESSVCPVRRSRRLNPELGPWLTFTDEPMVPAEPQGALPSLRLAPEAYHVEGELGSPADEDSGQDQQLRRGPQIPALESPCESGCGDTDEDPSCPQLSSGDSPRCLMLALSQSPTGDLPFGKKSFEQTLTVELCGTAGLTPPTTPPYKPTEEDPFKPDIKHSPGKDIAPTPEVPRLGAAAEAARKLPKKHPERSELLSHLRHAAAQPASQAGQKRPFSCSFGDHDYCQVLKPEGALQRKVLRSWEPSGVHLEDWPQQGAPRAEAQASGREEDGSCDVGVPIKDSTLLRDHEIRASLTKHFGLLETALEDEDLASCKSPEYDTVFEDSSSSSGESNFLLEEDDEEEEDDEDSGVSPPRSDHCPYQSPPSKASRQLCSRSRSSSGSSSCRSRSPATRRTFRCESRGSCSDRTPSVRHTRKQREKAIGEGRVVYVRNLSSDMSSRELKRRFEVFGEIVECQVLTRSKRGEKYGFITYRCSEHAALSLRNGAALRKRSEPSFQLSYGGLRHFCWPRYTDYDSNSEEALPASVKTKYEAMDFDSLLKEAQQSLH; from the exons ATAATCGACAGTGAGAATGAGGCCCTCCTGGCAGCGCTCACCAAAACCCTGGATGACATCCCCGAAGATGTTGTGCATCTGGCCGCCTTCCCAGCCCTGGATGACGGAGACGCACCCTCCTGCGCTTCTGCTTCGCCTGTCCCCTCATCTGCGCCCCCAAGCCCCTCCCTGGAGAgggccccagcctcagcccctgaAGTGGATGAGCTCTCGCTG CTGCAGAAACTCCTTCTCACCACGTCCTACCCAGCCTCGACCTCTGACAGCCAGAAGGAAGGGACCGCCTGGCGCCAGGCAGGCCTCAGGTCTAGAAGTCAGCGGCCTTGGGTCAAG ATGGACAGCGCCCAAGACAGGAAGGCCCCCATGATGCAGTCTCAGACCCGGAGTTGCACAGAGCTGCATAAGCACCTCACCTCGGTGCCGTCCTGCCCCCGGGCTAAAGCTCGCTCCCCTGATAGGGTCCTccagccaccaccacccctgaGTCCCTGGGTCCCTGCCAAGGAGGATGAGGAGGCGGGTGAGGACTGCCCGAGTCCCCAGCCGGCTCCAGCCTCTCCCTGGGACTCCCCAGCACCGGGCAGGGCAGACCCCGGCGCCCAGGTGTCCCAGGAGGACATGCAGGCCATGGTGCAGCTCATTCGCTACATGCACACCTACTGCCTTCCCCAGAGGAAGCTGCCCGCACAGGCCCCAGAGCCAGACCCCCAGCCCTGCAGCAGCCCCGCCCAGCAGGTCAGACCCCGGCCTCGGTGCCAGCACCCTTCCAAAGCCACCTGGGCTGAGTTCTCCATCCTGAGGGAACTTCTGGCTCAAGATATCCTCTGTGATGTCAGCAAACCCTACCGCCTGGCCACGCCTGTCTACGCCTCCCTCACACCCCGGGCCCGGCCCAGGCCCAAAGACAGCCAGGCCTCTGCGGGCCACCCCTCCCCCGTGGAGGAGGTGCGGGTCGCGGCTTCACCCCAGAGCTCGGGCCCCAGACCCAGCCTGCGCCCGCTGCGGCTGGAGGTGAAAGGGCACATCAGCCGGTTGGCCAGGCTGCAGCctgaggaggaagatgaggaagaggaggaggaagaagaagaaaaagaggaagaggagtggGGCCGGAAAAGGCCGGGCCGGGGCCTGCCGGGGACCAAgctggggaggaagcaggagagcTCTGTGTGCCCCGTGCGGCGTTCCAGGAGACTGAACCCGGAGCTGGGCCCCTGGCTGACGTTCACCGATGAGCCCATGGTCCCCGCGGAGCCCCAAGGGGCTCTGCCCTCGCTGCGCCTGGCCCCTGAGGCCTACCACGTGGAGGGGGAGCTGGGCAGCCCCGCGGACGAGGACAGTGGCCAAGACCAGCAGCTCCGACGGGGACCCCAGATCCCAGCTCTGGAGAGCCCCTGTGAGAGCGGGTGTGGGGACACCGACGAGGACCCCAGTTGTCCGCAGCTCTCTTCTGGAG aCTCTCCCAGGTGCCTCATGCTGGCCTTGTCGCAAAG ccccactggCGACCTTCCTTTTGGCAAGAAGAGCTTCGAGCAGACCTTGACAGTGGAGCTCTGTGGCACAGCAG GACTCACTCCGCCCACCACGCCTCCGTACAAGCCCACAGAGGAAGACCCCTTCAAGCCAGACATCAAGCACAGCCCAGGCAAAGACATAGCTCCCACCCCGGAGGTTCCCCGGCTCGGGGCCGCCGCAGAGGCTGCCCGCAAGCTGCCGAAGAAGCACCCAGAGCGGAGCGAGCTCCTGTCCCACCTGCGGCATGCCGCAGCCCAGCCAGCCTCCCAGGCTGGCCAGAAGCGCCCCTTCTCCTGTTCCTTTGGAGACCACGACTACTGCCAGGTGCTCAAGCCAGAAGGCGCCCTGCAGAGGAAGGTGCTGAGGTCCTGGGAGCCATCTGGGGTCCACCTTGAGGACTGGCCCCAGCAAGGGGCCCCGCGGGCTGAGGCACAGGCCTCTGGCAGGGAGGAAGACGGGAGCTGTGATGTCGGCGTCCCCATCAAGGACAGTACGCTGCTGAGAGACCACGAGATCCGCGCCAGCCTCACCAAGCACTTTGGCCTCCTGGAGACAGCCTTGGAGGATGAAGACCTGGCCTCCTGCAAGAGCCCCGAATACGACACCGTCTTTGaggacagcagcagcagcagtggcgaGAGCAACTTCCTCCTAGAGGAGGacgacgaggaggaggaggatgacgAGGACTCAGGGGTCAGTCCCCCTCGCTCTGACCACTGCCCCTACCAGAGCCCACCGAGCAAGGCCAGCCGGCAGCTCTGTTCCCGCAGCCGCTCCAGCTCTGGCTCCTCGTCCTGCCGCTCCCGGTCACCAGCCACGCGAAGGACCTTCAG ATGTGAGAGCAGAGGGTCGTGTTCAGACAGAACGCCAAGTGTCCGGCACACCAGGAAGCAGCGGGAAAAGGCCATT GGTGAAGGCCGCGTGGTGTACGTTCGAAATCTCTCCAGTGACATGAGCTCCCGTGAACTGAAGAGGCGCTTCGAGGTGTTTGGAGAGATTGTGGAGTGCCAGGTGCTCACGAGAAGCAAGAG AGGCGAGAAGTACGGCTTCATCACCTACCGGTGTTCTGAGCACGCCGCCCTCTCTCTGAGGAACGGCGCTGCCCTGCGGAAACGCAGCGAGCCCTCCTTCCAGCTGAGCTACGGGGGGCTCCGGCACTTCTGCTGGCCCCGCTACACTGACTACG aTTCTAATTCAGAAGAGGCCCTGCCTGCGTCAGTGAAAACCAAGTACGAAGCCATGGATTTTGACAGCTTACTGAAGGAGGCCCAGCAGAGCCTGCACTGA
- the PPARGC1B gene encoding peroxisome proliferator-activated receptor gamma coactivator 1-beta isoform X3: MDSAQDRKAPMMQSQTRSCTELHKHLTSVPSCPRAKARSPDRVLQPPPPLSPWVPAKEDEEAGEDCPSPQPAPASPWDSPAPGRADPGAQVSQEDMQAMVQLIRYMHTYCLPQRKLPAQAPEPDPQPCSSPAQQVRPRPRCQHPSKATWAEFSILRELLAQDILCDVSKPYRLATPVYASLTPRARPRPKDSQASAGHPSPVEEVRVAASPQSSGPRPSLRPLRLEVKGHISRLARLQPEEEDEEEEEEEEEKEEEEWGRKRPGRGLPGTKLGRKQESSVCPVRRSRRLNPELGPWLTFTDEPMVPAEPQGALPSLRLAPEAYHVEGELGSPADEDSGQDQQLRRGPQIPALESPCESGCGDTDEDPSCPQLSSGDSPRCLMLALSQSPTGDLPFGKKSFEQTLTVELCGTAGLTPPTTPPYKPTEEDPFKPDIKHSPGKDIAPTPEVPRLGAAAEAARKLPKKHPERSELLSHLRHAAAQPASQAGQKRPFSCSFGDHDYCQVLKPEGALQRKVLRSWEPSGVHLEDWPQQGAPRAEAQASGREEDGSCDVGVPIKDSTLLRDHEIRASLTKHFGLLETALEDEDLASCKSPEYDTVFEDSSSSSGESNFLLEEDDEEEEDDEDSGVSPPRSDHCPYQSPPSKASRQLCSRSRSSSGSSSCRSRSPATRRTFRCESRGSCSDRTPSVRHTRKQREKAIGEGRVVYVRNLSSDMSSRELKRRFEVFGEIVECQVLTRSKRGEKYGFITYRCSEHAALSLRNGAALRKRSEPSFQLSYGGLRHFCWPRYTDYDSNSEEALPASVKTKYEAMDFDSLLKEAQQSLH, from the exons ATGGACAGCGCCCAAGACAGGAAGGCCCCCATGATGCAGTCTCAGACCCGGAGTTGCACAGAGCTGCATAAGCACCTCACCTCGGTGCCGTCCTGCCCCCGGGCTAAAGCTCGCTCCCCTGATAGGGTCCTccagccaccaccacccctgaGTCCCTGGGTCCCTGCCAAGGAGGATGAGGAGGCGGGTGAGGACTGCCCGAGTCCCCAGCCGGCTCCAGCCTCTCCCTGGGACTCCCCAGCACCGGGCAGGGCAGACCCCGGCGCCCAGGTGTCCCAGGAGGACATGCAGGCCATGGTGCAGCTCATTCGCTACATGCACACCTACTGCCTTCCCCAGAGGAAGCTGCCCGCACAGGCCCCAGAGCCAGACCCCCAGCCCTGCAGCAGCCCCGCCCAGCAGGTCAGACCCCGGCCTCGGTGCCAGCACCCTTCCAAAGCCACCTGGGCTGAGTTCTCCATCCTGAGGGAACTTCTGGCTCAAGATATCCTCTGTGATGTCAGCAAACCCTACCGCCTGGCCACGCCTGTCTACGCCTCCCTCACACCCCGGGCCCGGCCCAGGCCCAAAGACAGCCAGGCCTCTGCGGGCCACCCCTCCCCCGTGGAGGAGGTGCGGGTCGCGGCTTCACCCCAGAGCTCGGGCCCCAGACCCAGCCTGCGCCCGCTGCGGCTGGAGGTGAAAGGGCACATCAGCCGGTTGGCCAGGCTGCAGCctgaggaggaagatgaggaagaggaggaggaagaagaagaaaaagaggaagaggagtggGGCCGGAAAAGGCCGGGCCGGGGCCTGCCGGGGACCAAgctggggaggaagcaggagagcTCTGTGTGCCCCGTGCGGCGTTCCAGGAGACTGAACCCGGAGCTGGGCCCCTGGCTGACGTTCACCGATGAGCCCATGGTCCCCGCGGAGCCCCAAGGGGCTCTGCCCTCGCTGCGCCTGGCCCCTGAGGCCTACCACGTGGAGGGGGAGCTGGGCAGCCCCGCGGACGAGGACAGTGGCCAAGACCAGCAGCTCCGACGGGGACCCCAGATCCCAGCTCTGGAGAGCCCCTGTGAGAGCGGGTGTGGGGACACCGACGAGGACCCCAGTTGTCCGCAGCTCTCTTCTGGAG aCTCTCCCAGGTGCCTCATGCTGGCCTTGTCGCAAAG ccccactggCGACCTTCCTTTTGGCAAGAAGAGCTTCGAGCAGACCTTGACAGTGGAGCTCTGTGGCACAGCAG GACTCACTCCGCCCACCACGCCTCCGTACAAGCCCACAGAGGAAGACCCCTTCAAGCCAGACATCAAGCACAGCCCAGGCAAAGACATAGCTCCCACCCCGGAGGTTCCCCGGCTCGGGGCCGCCGCAGAGGCTGCCCGCAAGCTGCCGAAGAAGCACCCAGAGCGGAGCGAGCTCCTGTCCCACCTGCGGCATGCCGCAGCCCAGCCAGCCTCCCAGGCTGGCCAGAAGCGCCCCTTCTCCTGTTCCTTTGGAGACCACGACTACTGCCAGGTGCTCAAGCCAGAAGGCGCCCTGCAGAGGAAGGTGCTGAGGTCCTGGGAGCCATCTGGGGTCCACCTTGAGGACTGGCCCCAGCAAGGGGCCCCGCGGGCTGAGGCACAGGCCTCTGGCAGGGAGGAAGACGGGAGCTGTGATGTCGGCGTCCCCATCAAGGACAGTACGCTGCTGAGAGACCACGAGATCCGCGCCAGCCTCACCAAGCACTTTGGCCTCCTGGAGACAGCCTTGGAGGATGAAGACCTGGCCTCCTGCAAGAGCCCCGAATACGACACCGTCTTTGaggacagcagcagcagcagtggcgaGAGCAACTTCCTCCTAGAGGAGGacgacgaggaggaggaggatgacgAGGACTCAGGGGTCAGTCCCCCTCGCTCTGACCACTGCCCCTACCAGAGCCCACCGAGCAAGGCCAGCCGGCAGCTCTGTTCCCGCAGCCGCTCCAGCTCTGGCTCCTCGTCCTGCCGCTCCCGGTCACCAGCCACGCGAAGGACCTTCAG ATGTGAGAGCAGAGGGTCGTGTTCAGACAGAACGCCAAGTGTCCGGCACACCAGGAAGCAGCGGGAAAAGGCCATT GGTGAAGGCCGCGTGGTGTACGTTCGAAATCTCTCCAGTGACATGAGCTCCCGTGAACTGAAGAGGCGCTTCGAGGTGTTTGGAGAGATTGTGGAGTGCCAGGTGCTCACGAGAAGCAAGAG AGGCGAGAAGTACGGCTTCATCACCTACCGGTGTTCTGAGCACGCCGCCCTCTCTCTGAGGAACGGCGCTGCCCTGCGGAAACGCAGCGAGCCCTCCTTCCAGCTGAGCTACGGGGGGCTCCGGCACTTCTGCTGGCCCCGCTACACTGACTACG aTTCTAATTCAGAAGAGGCCCTGCCTGCGTCAGTGAAAACCAAGTACGAAGCCATGGATTTTGACAGCTTACTGAAGGAGGCCCAGCAGAGCCTGCACTGA